One segment of Ziziphus jujuba cultivar Dongzao chromosome 12, ASM3175591v1 DNA contains the following:
- the LOC125418546 gene encoding cyclin-J18 isoform X2: MGSESASAMRTSLIEFLIESAQKLQVTPIVKYTALSLFADRFYHYLSLSRFESGDKVSSWLLQPLRESNLQLFALVALWISSKMHNSHQLRVKSFKSLGDTVIKEQHFTTRDFLEAEVILMQVMDFEIGAGNTAFIFLEELLFQLKAVAKVGDLVNFEACMDIMDLLYEKEESSILYSSPYSLAASVLVASYVITVPRQRWEFPILHWAPN; this comes from the exons atgggaaGCGAGAGCGCTTCGGCTATGCGAACCAGTCTGATCGAATTCCTCATCGAATCTGCTCAG AAACTCCAAGTCACTCCCATCGTCAAATACACCGCCTTGTCACTCTTCGCTGATAGATTCTATCACTATTTGTCTTTATCCAg GTTTGAATCAGGTGATAAAGTATCAAGCTGGCTTTTGCAACCACTGAGGGAGAGCAACTTGCAGTTGTTTGCACTTGTTGCTCTATGGATTTCGAGCAAA aTGCACAACTCTCATCAGCTGCGCGTGAAATCTTTCAAGTCTTTGGGAGATACAGTAATCAAGGAACAACATTTTACAACTCGAGATTTCTTGGAAGCA GAGGTGATCTTGATGCAG GTTATGGATTTTGAGATTGGTGCGGGAAATACTGCTTTTATATTCCTTGAAGAGCTCTTGTTCCAGCTCAA GGCAGTGGCTAAAGTTGGGGACCTTGTGAACTTTGAGGCATGCATGGATATCATGGATCTCCTTTATGAAAAGGAGGAGTCATCAATTCTATATAGTTCTCCATATTCCCTTGCTGCCTCAGTCttg GTTGCTTCATATGTCATCACGGTTCCTAGACAAAGGTGGGAGTTTCCCATTCTTCACTGGG CTCCCAATTAA